The following coding sequences lie in one Treponema socranskii subsp. buccale genomic window:
- a CDS encoding aldehyde dehydrogenase family protein, with amino-acid sequence MKMIINGKKTDSASGQTFDVIAPATGKVIDSVPRANEKDLDAAIAAAVRGQKEWAKVPVFKRAEVLYKFLSLVQKSHEDLARLLSSENGKPITEARAEIGNVTIGFSGFIERAKHFYGTIIPQGTEAGQQTTMQLVLREPVGVVVCIIPFNFPCDLFDQKVAPALMMGNSALVLPSSDNPLTLMRLTELLVEAGVPDGAIQCVTAPGSVKSYAVSDKRVGLVTLTGSTEVGIDSAIKAAANLTHTALELGGNDAFIVLDDGDVDLAVEELVWGRMYNTGQVCCASKRFIIHNSLKDEFAKKTVARIKQLKFGDPADEDTKIACLISEKAAIQVEKQVQKTVEQGGKIVLGGKRNGAFYEPTVITDVPKTADVAKDMEIFGPVVPIIGFDTDEEAIEIANNSVFGLSSCVFSRDQKRAFKIANAMEAGEAVINGASFYRSFEMPFGGWKHSGIGTEGVMSTFNEMTKIKTVVLKNIIEA; translated from the coding sequence ATGAAGATGATTATCAACGGAAAAAAAACGGACAGCGCGAGCGGTCAAACCTTTGACGTAATCGCGCCTGCGACCGGCAAAGTGATCGACAGTGTCCCGCGCGCAAACGAAAAAGATTTGGATGCGGCGATTGCGGCGGCCGTACGCGGACAAAAAGAATGGGCGAAAGTGCCTGTTTTTAAACGCGCCGAAGTGTTGTATAAGTTCTTGAGCTTGGTGCAAAAATCGCACGAAGATTTGGCTCGGCTTTTGTCGAGCGAAAACGGCAAACCAATAACCGAAGCGCGTGCCGAAATCGGAAACGTTACGATCGGCTTCAGCGGATTTATCGAGCGGGCAAAACACTTTTACGGCACGATTATTCCGCAGGGAACGGAAGCGGGACAGCAGACAACGATGCAGCTGGTGCTCAGAGAACCGGTCGGTGTCGTCGTGTGTATCATTCCGTTCAATTTTCCGTGCGATCTGTTCGACCAAAAAGTCGCTCCGGCTTTGATGATGGGCAACTCCGCGCTCGTCCTGCCTTCATCCGACAATCCGTTGACATTGATGCGGCTGACGGAACTGCTCGTTGAAGCGGGCGTACCCGACGGTGCGATCCAGTGCGTTACGGCTCCCGGCTCCGTCAAAAGTTACGCCGTTTCCGACAAGCGGGTCGGCTTGGTTACGCTGACGGGAAGCACCGAAGTCGGAATCGATTCGGCGATAAAGGCGGCCGCAAACCTTACGCACACGGCACTTGAATTGGGCGGAAACGACGCGTTCATCGTGCTGGACGACGGAGACGTCGATTTGGCGGTCGAAGAGCTCGTGTGGGGGCGCATGTACAATACCGGACAGGTATGCTGCGCAAGCAAGCGCTTTATCATTCACAATTCGCTGAAAGACGAATTCGCGAAAAAAACCGTTGCAAGAATAAAGCAGCTGAAATTCGGCGATCCTGCCGACGAAGATACGAAGATCGCCTGCCTTATCAGCGAAAAAGCGGCGATACAGGTTGAAAAGCAAGTGCAAAAAACCGTCGAACAGGGCGGCAAAATCGTTTTGGGCGGAAAACGCAACGGCGCTTTTTACGAACCGACGGTCATCACGGATGTTCCGAAAACGGCCGATGTCGCAAAAGACATGGAAATATTCGGTCCCGTCGTACCGATTATCGGATTCGACACCGACGAAGAAGCGATCGAAATCGCGAACAATTCCGTGTTCGGCTTATCGAGCTGTGTATTTTCACGCGATCAAAAACGTGCGTTTAAAATCGCGAACGCGATGGAAGCGGGCGAAGCGGTTATCAACGGAGCGAGTTTTTATCGCTCGTTTGAGATGCCCTTCGGCGGGTGGAAGCACAGCGGCATCGGCACTGAAGGCGTCATGTCCACGTTCAACGAAATGACGAAGATAAAAACCGTCGTGCTGAAAAATATTATTGAAGCGTAA
- a CDS encoding efflux RND transporter permease subunit, which yields MTVNKINTRFEKIGRFQIKHRTAFLIAIALITLAGFAGLPRFKSEDDEDQWITNSKEQKAANDRFKELFGNTDVVAVLVEADDVFDPEVLSAIDRLGKRLEAEVPFADEVTSLMRLTVSQGTEEGIEVSNPFKDGIPGGGKGLSQMTEEERAELAEKKAFIMSRESLVNNIVSDDAKETWVVLSLTPYDDDYADMYKVGDAAIPIVEADEFKSDAYTFKGSGVGYIETEESRAVRHDMKWRIITGFIVMLVCLILFIRSVRGVLVPIFATVGGIGTVFGFSGWFGIIAGENLLTLPILLGMALSVGYAIHYINGFNYEFRKCGSRKTAAIAAVKTTGWPILFTVITTMASFISFFTAGIGALRWLGGTCSALVFIIYLYVIVLLPVLYSYGKDSPAAAKSSSAKALRREARIKAFHEKVDAVYGRFGEQVLRHRLPILIVGGAIATASVFYMFRIEVNMDYVGMMGKKIPYVERMISIMNSKLGNQYSYEVMIELPEADAFKEPENMQALDDLGAALGKLRLTKISGTKPRVTSVTDIVKEMNRTLNGDDPAFYTVPKERDFLAQLLFLYELSGGENLSVWMSEDCSTAYVHVELKEYDANAIDLDIVDARSLGSRYFPGAKVFCIGEIVGFATMNHTLVTGELKSLGGSFIIILLLLIIVFSSIHTGFIAMIPNAAPVLLVGGLMGFFGYPLDMLTMTIMPMILGIAVDDTIHFTNHVKLEYEATGDYHRAVVDSFVKIGRSMIATTVILCAMFSMYMFSSISMLFRIGLLSVVGLAAALIADYTLTPVLLFSAKSFGKEADAKENNASKHDNFPTVSRIN from the coding sequence ATGACGGTAAACAAAATCAATACGCGGTTCGAAAAAATCGGACGTTTTCAAATAAAGCATCGGACGGCATTTTTAATTGCAATCGCCCTTATCACGCTTGCGGGCTTTGCCGGCTTGCCGAGGTTTAAATCGGAAGACGACGAAGATCAGTGGATTACCAATTCCAAAGAGCAAAAAGCCGCAAATGACAGATTTAAAGAATTGTTCGGAAACACCGACGTCGTCGCCGTGCTCGTCGAGGCCGACGACGTGTTCGACCCTGAAGTGCTTTCTGCGATCGACCGGCTCGGCAAACGCCTCGAAGCGGAAGTACCGTTCGCGGATGAAGTTACGTCGCTTATGCGTTTGACCGTTTCGCAAGGCACGGAAGAAGGTATCGAAGTCAGCAATCCGTTTAAAGACGGCATCCCCGGCGGCGGCAAAGGGCTCTCGCAGATGACGGAGGAAGAACGCGCGGAGCTCGCCGAAAAAAAAGCGTTTATCATGAGCCGCGAATCGCTCGTCAACAATATCGTGTCCGACGATGCAAAAGAGACGTGGGTGGTTCTTTCGTTGACGCCTTACGACGACGATTATGCGGATATGTACAAAGTCGGCGACGCTGCGATCCCGATCGTCGAGGCGGATGAATTTAAAAGCGACGCTTACACGTTCAAAGGCAGCGGCGTCGGCTACATCGAAACGGAAGAAAGCCGCGCTGTAAGGCACGATATGAAATGGCGTATCATCACGGGCTTTATCGTCATGCTCGTCTGTTTGATTTTGTTTATCCGTTCGGTGCGGGGAGTGCTCGTTCCGATCTTTGCAACCGTCGGCGGTATCGGTACGGTGTTCGGCTTTTCCGGCTGGTTCGGCATCATTGCCGGAGAAAATCTTCTGACGCTGCCGATACTGCTCGGTATGGCGCTTTCTGTCGGTTATGCGATTCACTATATCAACGGGTTCAATTACGAATTCCGTAAGTGCGGCAGCCGCAAAACAGCTGCAATCGCCGCGGTGAAAACGACCGGCTGGCCGATTTTATTTACCGTCATCACGACGATGGCATCCTTTATTTCGTTTTTTACCGCCGGCATCGGTGCGCTGCGCTGGCTCGGCGGTACCTGTTCCGCACTCGTCTTTATCATCTATCTGTACGTCATCGTGCTGCTTCCGGTTTTGTACAGCTACGGAAAGGACTCCCCCGCGGCGGCAAAATCGTCTTCAGCGAAAGCGCTCCGGCGGGAAGCGCGCATAAAAGCGTTTCACGAAAAAGTCGACGCCGTATACGGACGCTTCGGCGAACAAGTGCTCCGACACCGCCTGCCGATCCTCATCGTCGGAGGTGCGATCGCGACGGCATCCGTTTTCTATATGTTCCGCATTGAAGTGAATATGGACTACGTCGGTATGATGGGCAAAAAAATCCCGTATGTCGAGCGCATGATTTCCATTATGAATTCGAAACTAGGCAACCAATATTCGTACGAAGTGATGATCGAACTTCCCGAAGCCGATGCATTTAAAGAGCCCGAAAATATGCAGGCACTCGACGATTTGGGAGCCGCTCTCGGCAAACTCAGGCTGACGAAAATATCGGGTACGAAGCCGCGCGTCACATCCGTAACCGATATCGTAAAAGAGATGAACCGCACGCTGAACGGCGACGATCCTGCGTTTTATACGGTTCCGAAAGAGCGGGATTTTTTAGCGCAGCTGTTATTCCTGTACGAATTATCCGGCGGTGAAAATCTTTCCGTGTGGATGAGCGAGGACTGCAGCACTGCATACGTACACGTCGAATTGAAAGAATACGATGCGAACGCGATCGATTTGGACATAGTCGATGCGCGTTCTCTCGGCTCTCGTTATTTTCCCGGCGCGAAAGTTTTCTGCATCGGCGAAATCGTCGGTTTTGCAACGATGAATCACACGCTCGTTACCGGCGAATTGAAATCGCTCGGCGGTTCGTTTATAATAATTTTACTCCTTTTGATAATCGTGTTTTCGAGCATACATACGGGATTTATCGCCATGATCCCGAACGCCGCACCGGTACTGCTCGTCGGCGGACTCATGGGCTTTTTCGGATATCCGCTCGATATGCTCACGATGACGATTATGCCGATGATACTCGGCATCGCGGTTGACGATACGATCCACTTTACGAATCACGTCAAACTTGAATACGAGGCGACGGGCGATTATCACAGAGCGGTCGTCGATTCTTTTGTCAAAATCGGTCGATCGATGATTGCGACGACGGTTATCCTGTGCGCGATGTTTTCGATGTATATGTTCAGTTCGATAAGTATGCTGTTCCGCATCGGATTGCTGAGCGTCGTCGGACTCGCCGCTGCCCTTATCGCCGATTATACGCTGACGCCGGTGCTGCTGTTTTCGGCAAAGTCGTTCGGAAAAGAAGCGGATGCAAAAGAAAACAATGCGTCGAAACATGATAATTTTCCAACCGTTTCGCGCATCAATTGA
- a CDS encoding FIST signal transduction protein, translating into MLRIRTASSNNADAALAGKECARKVKDALHDLKLVFVYSGVSYDQQALLKAIGEELPGVPLIGNTSFSGVVTQDGFVTGEKGFVGIMALSDTDLTVGTAGLAKSGSARETGRKLAEKALAAAGKKEAPAYMYMVAPPGEEEYYLKGVSDVVGRVPLFGGSAADNTLAGEWKLFADKTITGDGAALAFFYTKAAFANKYTGGYSETGKYGVITKIAKERTLVEINGKPALEQYREWTGASTKDTEGGNLLVRSITNPLGVKDPLGDLIAVRHPMNGNADGSIAVGNNLAVGTAIALLESDTDGLIKAVSTALADLKAKMKGPIAGFHLVHCGGRRIGIGERINELTAAIKKEAGTIPFIVEFTFGEYGYEDDGRNTCGGLMLSFTAFGEK; encoded by the coding sequence ATGTTACGAATACGGACTGCGAGCAGCAATAATGCCGATGCGGCACTGGCGGGAAAGGAATGCGCACGGAAAGTAAAAGACGCGCTGCACGATCTGAAACTTGTATTTGTATACAGCGGCGTTTCGTATGACCAGCAGGCGTTATTGAAAGCGATCGGCGAAGAACTTCCGGGAGTGCCGTTGATCGGAAACACGTCGTTTTCCGGCGTCGTTACGCAAGACGGGTTTGTTACCGGCGAAAAAGGCTTTGTCGGAATCATGGCGCTGTCGGATACCGATTTGACGGTCGGAACGGCGGGCTTGGCAAAGAGCGGAAGTGCGCGGGAAACGGGACGGAAATTGGCGGAAAAGGCGCTCGCCGCTGCCGGTAAAAAGGAAGCGCCCGCCTATATGTATATGGTCGCGCCTCCCGGCGAAGAAGAATACTATTTGAAAGGTGTTTCCGACGTTGTGGGAAGAGTACCGCTTTTCGGCGGCAGTGCGGCGGACAATACGCTCGCAGGCGAATGGAAGCTGTTTGCCGACAAAACGATAACCGGCGACGGTGCAGCCCTTGCTTTTTTCTATACGAAAGCCGCCTTTGCGAACAAATATACCGGCGGCTACAGTGAAACCGGTAAATACGGTGTTATCACCAAAATCGCAAAAGAGCGTACCCTCGTGGAAATCAACGGGAAACCGGCACTTGAACAGTACCGCGAATGGACGGGTGCGAGCACAAAAGATACGGAAGGCGGCAATCTGCTCGTGCGTTCCATTACGAATCCGCTCGGAGTAAAAGATCCCTTGGGCGATTTGATCGCGGTGCGTCACCCGATGAACGGCAATGCCGACGGTTCAATCGCAGTAGGAAACAATCTTGCGGTCGGAACGGCGATAGCCCTCCTCGAAAGCGATACGGACGGTTTAATAAAAGCCGTGAGTACGGCTCTTGCCGACTTAAAAGCGAAAATGAAAGGGCCGATAGCCGGTTTCCATTTGGTTCACTGCGGCGGCAGGCGGATCGGAATCGGAGAGCGGATAAACGAATTGACCGCAGCGATTAAAAAAGAGGCGGGAACGATTCCGTTTATCGTCGAATTTACGTTCGGCGAATACGGTTACGAAGACGACGGTCGCAATACCTGCGGCGGTCTTATGCTGTCCTTTACGGCGTTCGGTGAAAAATGA
- a CDS encoding pyridoxamine 5'-phosphate oxidase family protein: protein MRRKDREVTDIRQIENIIEKAKVVHVGMIDDGVPYVVPMQYGYVFTDGALTLYLHSAKEGRKIDCIKKNQNVCIELETDIAPISGGDIPCKYSSAYASVMGDGTAEIVEDPKEKVFGLESIMKTQTGKAFTVSEEMAAAVSVIKISVPRVTAKSRPSQAPKDVRQENRAIKSGDVESAVPENRVSERAASEIEKPETERQNGKKSDPKQTTYLLVFNQNGNETPVALFENIDEARKNLRSVPGYAMSEERDGDFCDVRETLSPGKLPDYTEIEYNGNRIPLSRFMFPDPDDVEIIWREIPNMEKANRGLAAGYTRVDAYVIDNAEVKAYIEKRERTYERAKILLERQGCEVDRSFFGSEDGEAIVYKKRGESDWHFLMHMDPSFVDGAPDGEKDFERWLEEDMQ from the coding sequence ATGCGAAGAAAAGACAGAGAAGTGACCGATATCCGGCAAATCGAAAACATCATCGAAAAAGCGAAAGTCGTGCATGTCGGCATGATCGACGACGGCGTGCCCTACGTCGTACCGATGCAGTACGGTTATGTTTTTACCGACGGGGCGTTGACGCTCTATCTGCACAGCGCAAAAGAGGGGCGTAAAATCGATTGCATTAAAAAAAATCAGAACGTGTGTATCGAACTCGAAACGGACATTGCGCCGATTTCAGGCGGCGACATTCCGTGCAAATACAGTTCCGCGTATGCGAGCGTTATGGGTGACGGTACGGCCGAAATCGTCGAAGACCCGAAGGAAAAGGTGTTCGGTTTGGAGTCGATTATGAAAACGCAAACCGGCAAAGCTTTTACCGTATCGGAAGAGATGGCGGCGGCGGTGAGCGTCATAAAGATTTCCGTTCCCCGCGTAACGGCGAAGAGCCGGCCGAGCCAAGCGCCGAAAGACGTACGTCAGGAAAACCGTGCGATAAAAAGCGGCGATGTGGAAAGCGCTGTACCCGAAAACAGGGTATCCGAACGCGCTGCATCGGAAATCGAAAAGCCGGAAACGGAACGGCAAAACGGCAAAAAATCCGATCCGAAGCAAACGACGTATCTATTGGTTTTCAATCAAAACGGAAATGAAACGCCGGTGGCGTTGTTTGAAAACATCGACGAAGCGAGAAAAAATCTTCGATCCGTTCCCGGTTATGCGATGAGCGAAGAACGGGACGGCGATTTTTGCGACGTGCGCGAAACGTTGAGTCCCGGAAAACTGCCCGATTATACCGAAATCGAATATAACGGAAACCGTATACCGCTCAGCCGCTTTATGTTTCCGGATCCCGACGATGTGGAAATCATCTGGCGGGAAATTCCGAATATGGAAAAAGCAAATCGGGGACTTGCGGCAGGATATACGCGCGTGGACGCATACGTTATCGACAATGCGGAAGTGAAAGCGTATATCGAAAAGCGGGAGCGCACATACGAACGCGCAAAAATTTTGCTTGAACGGCAAGGCTGCGAAGTTGACAGGTCGTTTTTCGGTTCCGAAGACGGAGAGGCGATCGTGTATAAAAAAAGGGGAGAAAGCGATTGGCATTTTTTAATGCACATGGATCCCTCTTTCGTCGACGGCGCCCCCGACGGTGAAAAAGATTTCGAACGCTGGCTGGAAGAGGATATGCAATAA
- a CDS encoding ZIP family metal transporter: MTTVFWGLMIPFIGTTLGAACVFFMKREMHDGVRRALMGFAAGVMIAASVWSLLIPSIEMADAAKRLSFIPALVGFLFGIAFLFSLDRITPHLHIDASAPEGPKSRLSRTLMLVFAVTLHNIPEGMAVGVVFAGMTSGTANVSAAAAFALSLGIAIQNFPEGAIISMPLRTEGNSKAKSFWYGMLSGAVEPVAAVITILLTEIVTASLPYFLSFAAGAMIYVVIEELIPEATRDDKTDVCTIGFAAGFALMMVLDVALS, translated from the coding sequence ATGACGACCGTTTTTTGGGGGTTGATGATTCCGTTTATCGGAACGACGCTCGGCGCCGCATGCGTATTTTTTATGAAACGCGAAATGCACGACGGTGTGCGGCGCGCGCTTATGGGATTTGCCGCAGGCGTGATGATTGCGGCATCCGTATGGTCGCTCCTCATCCCGTCCATCGAGATGGCCGATGCGGCGAAACGTCTATCGTTTATACCGGCTCTCGTCGGCTTTTTATTCGGCATCGCCTTTCTCTTTTCGCTCGATAGAATAACACCGCACCTGCACATCGACGCATCCGCTCCCGAAGGACCGAAATCGCGCTTGAGCCGTACGCTCATGCTCGTGTTCGCCGTAACGCTGCACAATATTCCCGAAGGCATGGCCGTAGGTGTCGTATTTGCGGGCATGACGAGCGGTACCGCCAACGTCTCCGCCGCCGCGGCTTTTGCACTTTCGCTCGGCATAGCGATACAAAACTTTCCCGAAGGCGCGATCATTTCGATGCCGCTCAGGACGGAAGGCAACAGCAAAGCGAAATCGTTTTGGTACGGTATGCTCTCAGGCGCCGTCGAACCCGTCGCCGCCGTGATTACGATTTTATTAACCGAGATCGTCACAGCCTCTTTGCCGTATTTTCTTTCGTTCGCCGCCGGCGCGATGATTTACGTCGTCATCGAAGAGCTCATCCCCGAAGCGACGCGGGATGATAAAACCGACGTCTGCACGATCGGGTTTGCCGCCGGCTTCGCACTCATGATGGTGCTCGACGTCGCATTGAGCTGA
- a CDS encoding outer membrane lipoprotein-sorting protein, translating to MKRIEKLLKRAAVFFAVGACVFAAAAQDLSGYDIMKRARDADTGKTGTYTATMTLVNKTGNQRVREIVYYTKDYGDNDKTVIVFRTPKDVAGVGYLMWEYDEKADGTKKDSDNWLYMPAMKKVRRISGSESGGDFMGTDFTYDDMGDRALSKDTFTVLASETVDGFDCWKIECAAKDKTEKNPRRIVWIRKDNFKLLKSEYYDRQNALQRKLECTNIEKIDGIWTIGKMTMVNVRTNHSTVIEMKDVHYNMPINDSVFTVASLERGAIK from the coding sequence ATGAAAAGGATCGAAAAATTGTTAAAAAGAGCTGCCGTATTTTTTGCAGTCGGTGCCTGCGTGTTCGCGGCCGCCGCACAGGATTTGAGCGGCTACGATATTATGAAGCGCGCGCGAGACGCGGACACCGGCAAAACGGGAACCTATACCGCAACGATGACGCTTGTCAATAAAACCGGCAATCAGCGAGTGCGCGAAATCGTGTATTATACGAAAGATTACGGCGATAACGATAAAACGGTCATCGTTTTCCGTACGCCGAAAGACGTCGCCGGTGTCGGCTATTTGATGTGGGAATACGATGAAAAAGCCGACGGTACGAAAAAAGATTCCGACAATTGGCTGTATATGCCCGCGATGAAAAAAGTGCGCCGCATATCCGGCAGCGAAAGCGGCGGCGATTTTATGGGAACGGATTTTACGTACGACGATATGGGCGACAGAGCGCTTTCGAAAGATACGTTTACCGTGCTCGCTTCCGAAACCGTCGACGGCTTCGACTGCTGGAAAATCGAATGCGCTGCAAAAGATAAAACGGAAAAAAATCCCCGCCGCATCGTATGGATCCGCAAAGATAATTTTAAATTATTAAAAAGCGAATACTACGACCGGCAAAACGCACTGCAGCGTAAACTCGAGTGCACAAACATTGAAAAAATCGACGGTATATGGACGATCGGAAAAATGACGATGGTAAACGTCAGGACGAATCATTCGACCGTCATCGAAATGAAAGACGTGCATTACAATATGCCCATAAACGATTCCGTCTTTACCGTTGCATCCCTTGAACGCGGAGCGATAAAATGA
- a CDS encoding heavy metal translocating P-type ATPase codes for MKFYVKHSLPGRMRVRYDKSEVSVRQAVLAQTLLSVQEGMAQVTVNHIVGSFLIRYDETKQSEKNIKALFRALSDKYLNDADMLASVTLPPKRASLPESLISMAVWHYAKRLLPPPLGSILQLASIAPRVLKGVERIFSGRVFCADVLDATAITAAAATGDMSTASNINFLLDIGETIEEYTKKKSYEDLASTLFSENDQAQLVEGETERKVPLYTLKKGDIVAVRTGSLIPADGEVVKGEALVNQASITGEPLAVEKRKGHSVFAGTIVQEGELFVLVRATGSQTKVQNILAMIDSSQQLKVSSQVRSEKLADQLVKYNFLLSLLTFIFTGNITKVLSTLMVDYSCAMKLAAPLAVLSAMKEAAEHGILVKGGKFLEDASRADTVVFDKTGTLTAAEPKLSRIIVFAKKSEDDMLATAACLEEHFTHPVARAIVQAAEDKGLKHPERHAKVEYIVAHGIVTTLNGKRLSIGSRHFIFDDEKIIPPENLDTVAEDALDRGESLLYLAEEKRLLAAFAITDPVRADAKEIVRHLHGTGIVNCTMITGDDAGAAKTAAGLAGIDRYIAHALPEDKVAYIEKQKQEGHTVIMIGDGINDAPALAAANTGVAMGDCAEITGETADIVLPSGDGLAALLKTRVMGQRLMKKIDDNNKNIIIINSALIAAGLFGFISPSLAAVLHNSSTIAFAVRAMQPLLKKE; via the coding sequence ATGAAGTTTTATGTTAAGCATTCTCTCCCCGGACGCATGCGCGTGCGGTACGACAAATCCGAAGTAAGCGTGCGACAGGCTGTGCTTGCGCAAACTCTGCTTTCCGTTCAGGAAGGCATGGCTCAAGTAACGGTCAATCACATCGTCGGCTCTTTTCTTATTCGTTACGACGAAACAAAACAATCCGAAAAAAATATCAAAGCGCTGTTTAGAGCTCTTTCCGACAAATATCTCAACGATGCGGATATGCTGGCATCCGTTACGCTCCCGCCGAAGCGGGCAAGCCTTCCGGAATCGCTCATTTCGATGGCAGTATGGCATTATGCAAAGCGGCTTTTGCCTCCGCCGCTCGGATCGATCTTACAGCTGGCTTCGATCGCGCCTCGGGTTTTAAAAGGTGTCGAACGGATTTTTTCCGGACGAGTGTTCTGTGCCGACGTTCTCGATGCGACGGCCATTACCGCTGCCGCGGCGACGGGTGATATGTCAACCGCATCGAATATTAATTTTTTACTCGATATCGGCGAAACGATCGAAGAATACACGAAAAAGAAATCGTATGAAGATTTGGCGTCGACACTGTTTTCCGAAAACGATCAAGCACAGCTCGTCGAAGGGGAAACCGAACGAAAGGTTCCGTTGTATACGCTGAAAAAAGGTGATATCGTCGCGGTGCGCACGGGTTCGCTCATTCCGGCGGACGGCGAAGTCGTCAAAGGTGAAGCGCTTGTCAATCAGGCGTCGATCACCGGAGAACCGCTCGCCGTCGAAAAGCGAAAGGGGCACAGCGTGTTTGCCGGAACGATCGTGCAGGAAGGAGAGCTGTTCGTGCTCGTACGCGCGACGGGCAGCCAGACGAAAGTGCAGAATATCCTCGCGATGATCGATTCGTCGCAGCAGCTGAAAGTTTCGTCGCAAGTCCGGTCGGAAAAACTTGCGGATCAGCTCGTCAAATACAATTTTTTGCTTTCACTTTTGACGTTTATTTTTACGGGAAATATAACAAAAGTCTTATCGACGCTTATGGTCGATTATTCGTGCGCTATGAAGCTCGCAGCTCCGCTTGCGGTTTTGAGCGCGATGAAAGAAGCGGCCGAGCACGGCATTCTCGTCAAGGGCGGAAAATTTCTTGAAGATGCTTCACGAGCCGATACCGTCGTATTCGATAAAACCGGCACGCTTACGGCAGCGGAACCGAAGCTTTCGCGCATCATCGTATTCGCCAAAAAAAGCGAAGATGATATGCTCGCGACGGCCGCCTGTTTGGAAGAGCATTTTACCCATCCCGTCGCCCGCGCGATCGTACAAGCCGCCGAAGATAAAGGGCTCAAGCATCCCGAACGCCATGCAAAAGTCGAATACATCGTCGCGCACGGCATCGTAACGACGCTGAACGGCAAACGCCTTTCGATCGGCAGCCGGCATTTTATCTTTGACGATGAAAAAATAATTCCTCCGGAAAATCTCGATACAGTCGCCGAGGATGCACTCGATCGCGGCGAATCGCTTTTGTATCTTGCAGAAGAAAAACGGCTGCTCGCCGCTTTTGCGATTACCGATCCCGTGAGAGCCGATGCGAAAGAGATCGTCCGTCACCTGCACGGTACGGGCATTGTCAATTGTACGATGATAACGGGTGACGACGCGGGTGCGGCAAAGACTGCGGCGGGACTTGCGGGCATCGACCGCTATATCGCACACGCACTGCCGGAAGACAAAGTCGCCTACATCGAAAAACAAAAACAGGAAGGACACACCGTCATCATGATCGGTGACGGCATAAACGATGCACCTGCGCTCGCCGCAGCAAATACCGGAGTCGCTATGGGCGACTGTGCGGAAATCACCGGAGAGACGGCGGACATCGTACTGCCGTCGGGCGACGGGCTTGCCGCATTGTTGAAAACGCGGGTTATGGGTCAACGTTTGATGAAAAAGATCGACGACAACAATAAAAATATAATAATTATTAATTCCGCTCTTATCGCTGCGGGTTTGTTCGGATTTATTTCGCCGTCGCTTGCCGCCGTTCTGCACAATTCATCGACGATCGCATTTGCCGTGCGGGCAATGCAGCCGTTATTGAAAAAAGAATGA